TCACTAGGCGGATGGGACGGGGCCcacctcatgttgttgttgttgtggtcttcagtcctgagactggtttgatgcagctctccatgctactctatcctgcgcaagcttcttcatctcccagtacctacttcagcctacacccttctgaatctgcttagtgtattcatctcttggtctccctctacgatttttaccctccacgctgccctccagtactaaattggtgatcccttgaagcctcataacatgtcctaccaaccgatcccttcttctagtcaagttgttccacaaactcctcctctccccaattctgttcaatacctcctcattagttatgtgatctacccatctaatcttcagcattcttctgtagcaccacatttcgaaagcttctattctcttcttttcgaaactatttatcgtccatggttcacttccatacatggctacactccatacagatactttcagaaacgacttcctgacactttaatcaatactcgatgttgaaacttcctggcagattaaaactgtgtgcccgaccgagactcgaactcgggacctttgcctttcgcaggcaagtgctctgccaactgagctaccgaagcacgactcacgcccggtactcacagctttacttctgccagtacctcgtctcctaccttccaaactttacagaagctctcctgcgaaccttgcacaactagcactcctgaaagaaaggatattgcggagacatggcttcgccacagcctgggggatgtttccagaatgagattttcactctgcagcggagtgtgcgctgatatgaaacttcctggcagattaaaactgtgtgcccgaccgagactcgaactcggaacctttgcctttcgcgggcaagtgctctaccatctgagataccgaagcacgactcacgcccggtctcgcagctttacttctgccagtatctcgtctcctaccttccaaactttacagaagctctcctgcgaaccttgcagaactagcactcctgaaggaaagggcgtgagtcgtgcttcggtagctcagatggtagagcacttgcccgcgaaaggcaaaggtcccgagttcgagtctcggtcgggcacacagttttaatctgccaggaagtttcatatcagcgcacactccgctgcagagtgaaaatctcattctgtgctgAAACTTGTTTGGACAATAAAAAACAGCTGTTTCCAGAAGAGCCAGAACTGAATACCCATAACTGAATCTATATGCACGGATGTTGTTAGAGCTTCAAACTAAACCACGTTCACATATTCCTCGTTTATATAAAAGCGTCTGTATCAATTGTGGTTACAATTTTATGCTGTTTTTACTTCTACGTTGTCATTTATTTGTCTGTCCCTGTAGCAGGACTAGTCCACTATTTTTAGTGCCTCATTCCCTAAACTAATTTACACAACATCACTTAACTTAATTCGTCAACAATCCGCACTCAACTTTCTTTTATTGATATTCACCTTGTACCCTCCTTTAAACACATTACCACTTCATTCcattgatcttccaagtcctttgtaacctctgacagaattgcaatgtcatagaCGAGCCAGAAATTCATTTGTAAGTGCATAGGTTTCCGTTTtctttgcaacagttagctgcatcttccagctacatctctacatagtcgccactccgatttAGACATCGATCggagctttgtaccaactttccaatacccttgtcagAGAAGGCAGCCTTCCGTGCTTTAAAATTTTCTACGCTTGACTGCAGTTCGTagtctgtaccaaaatgttgtcttcgtagtccgccagtcatgtgagcagagatgaaaataagAGGTAGGCAAattcgggccgtatggtgggtgatcaaggTACCCgaacttggcggcagacactattttctaggcatctttaggcACTCACTGCTTGTTCAGAACGGAGAAGAGCGACGTGACTCTGTCTACGGACATAATAGGGACACTGCTCAACTCACCTGTGCAAAGCtctatcagattttcactgtggtttttcgcgaccgatcgttcctggctttccgaatagctctcgtaaaaTAACTGTAACTGAATAAACAGTCACAATAGATGCAAAGAATGCCCACTGCAAGCGCGGCCAAAAAGTCTGTTTTGTCACTGATGTTTATTACAATATGATTTGATACCATTCTCAGCTTTATGTTAATTAAAGGCTTCATTTCATCtctatgtattttaattccatttttaaattgctgctttgttttctttccaacttgatCAATGTCAGTATTGAATAACACGGGAGACAGGCTGTaaacctgtctcacttctttcccaactACTGTGCCCCTTTCGTACCTGCAGTCCGTTTCATCTACAAACAGCTGATAACACTTCGCTTTGTATATTCCATTTCTGATAactacagaatttcaaagattgtTGTCCAATCAGCATCTTCAAAAGCACCTGTTGGCTTCTGCGTGCGGTTCTGCAGTTGACATATGTTTGATTATTTTCCCGACTTTTCGCCAACACGAGTAGTTGGCAttttcaaagcttcaccctctagCGGTGGACTGGAGTCTAGCTCGTGGCCGCAGATaatatatacactggtgtccaaaataaaatcaaccaaaggaaattttgcaaggttgcgtttattttgccacaaaacagtataaacagatgataATAAATTAGAAACTATGTGAAGAATTCAGAacgcaaacaactgcaacatgcattacGGTAGACAAAGATGCTctccgttttttccaacttaacggatttgcacacacactccgacaactggttaatgtactcagtatggggtgtgaccacctctggcagcaatacaggcctgagaaCGACGGGGcacgctgtgaatgatgtcatcagtctcatgttgaggcaataacgcctatTGTTCCTGCAGAGGAGCTCGCATTCTTGGAGAGTGTTGGTTgaagctgacgtgatgcaagccgtctccctagtgcatcccagacatgctctatgggatttaaaACGCGAGTGTAAGCAAGCTACactatgcgtgcaatatcttctgtttccaaggaaacatcaaccacctgtgatcTATGAGGCTGATCATTGTCGTCCACCAGTACggcgtctgggcccacagcacctcgcaacaaccgcagatGAGATCCCAAGATCTACTCACGATACATGACAGCAGTTAAACACTAACGATTCACCTGTACAGTTCCATGAAGAGGGGTTCGAGAGGTAAACATtatccctgctcacaccattaggtATCCTTCTCGATCTCGGTCTCTTGCTACAATGTttcggtcccgaaatcgtgttccacgttccctctagatgcgaatccatcgagaaccactctccagattaaatcgggactcacctgtgaaaacaacattggctcactgttcgactgtccaggtggcatgttgatgactccactctagacattcccttccGCGAAGACACGTCAGACAGTAAAGGCCTCTCTGCCGAAGCCTTGTGCGCgctgtttgcctcgatacaacacgtccagtggatgctgcgagctcacatgcaaGTAGCCGTGTAGTACTAAGgcagtactgtcgtgcccttacagccaaataaaggtcctcttttctgaagtcacacgtggtagGCTctgtcctggtcttcgggatatagtttcggtctctataaactgtcaccacatccgagaaaccaaagaacgattcacattaagccatcaggccaaatcagtttgcgacagtccttcctttctttctatggccctccaccgcagagagtctggtatgcATCTTTTCtgagccatactgcaccgtctgtgactgtgcatACAGCGATTGTGACtgtggggctacccggcaaacatTACCTCGTCTCATAAATTccttgacgtcatcgttggcatggctgACCGTTGACAGGAATGCcatctttcgtgcagaacacgatcctAAGGACatatggttgacagtttgtatgactatatcgtgaattagacacaggacggagaaatacctgtttcttgctttaattttggacaccagtttacCTGGCGTGCTAACGTCCAAGGTCTTTTCCGTGGGCATTTCCGCTGCAGTTATGCCCTTCTTACTtccaacggtcgttcgctgcagcatgggaatcaAGGAACCGTTGACCTTGATGTTCCCTCTTTCTTGCTGAAGCtgctcatgtttgtgtatttctatagcctctctgaacaagcgggtgtgatagctcttATCTACAACAAGAacctccgtgtcggcgaatttcattatgtggtcggtctcacacagtgcgtgctcccccacggccgatttctccacctgccccaacctgcaataccGCTTATGTTCGGTAATCTTGGTGCTGATTCATCATCGAGTCATTTTAACGTAGGCATTGCCGCACGTACATGGTATGTggtataggcaacggccttgcggcagtggatacaccggttcccgtgagatcaccgaagttaagcgctgtcgggcgtggtcgtcacttggatgggtgaccatccaggccgccatgcgctgttgccatttttcgggatgcactcagccacgtgatgccaattgaggagccgaATAATAACGGCctaggtcaagaataccatcttacgaccgggagagcggtgtggtggccccacgcccctcctatccgcatcctccgctgaggatgacacggcggtcggatggtcccggtagaccactcgtggcctgaagacggagtgtacatggtatgcggtatattcccggaATTGCAAGTGGGTCCTTTTTCTTCTTTGCCAATTTGAGACGCTCTTTGATATTCTTTATCGGTTTATGAATAATTTTTACGCCATGGTTGCGCAATATATATCCAGTTCTGCTCGCCACTCTCGAAAGAGGTGGCAGAAATGCCGACCcgacatttatttttctcatttgtcacttcgccgagtgttCGATTCTGTGGCGCTTCTTATGTAACTGGTTAAGTACCCACTGCTCCTCAGATGCTTTTCAGGTGTTTCATCTCGCGTCTGAGGCGCTGCGGCTCGCACAACCATGTTGCTCGTGGTACGAGTGGAGATTTGAAAGTTTGCGTAGGTATCAGTCCATATATGTCGGTCTTCGCCATCCCTCGTGGCCAGCACATCTAGAGTGGGTAGCTGTTCGTCCTTTTCTACCTCCTTGGTCAATTTTATCTTGACAAGGAGGCTGTTCAGGTGTCTAAGGAAATCACCGAGCTGCTCCTTACCATGGTTCCCAACAAAGAAGGTATCGTTGCCGTCGACATACCTGTATCACACAAGGTGCCAAGTCCAGTGACTGTGCTTCGAAATGTCcacgaagaagttggccaccactggactaagtggACTACCCACGGcgatgccttccagctgttcgtagaagctGCGAAACAGTTCTACATAAAAGAGCTTGGTGATTTTTACGGCAAAATGGAACCGATGTATTCCAGAGAGTCGCTGAGTGGCACtttggtaaacaaagaaacaacatcaaggcTGACCAGGACGTCCTTTAGTCCAAGTCTTAGTTTCTGCACCTTCTCAACGAAATATTCTGAGCCCGTTATGTatgtgtcagtattttccacatgctGCTGGAGCGGAGAGACCAAGTGTTTCGCTCTCGCCAGTTTATACATCGGTGAGCCAAGAGCGCGCTAACAATCAGTCCTATTGCAACATTATTCTTATGGATCTTTCAGCATAAGCGGCATTGCAGGCTGGGGCAagcggagaaatcggccgtggtggagcacgcactgtgtgagaccgaccacactGTAAAATTCGCCGATACGGAAGTTCTTACCGTAGAGAAGAGCTATAACACCCGCTTGTTCGGAGAAGTTATAGAGATAGacaaacacgagaatagcttcaacaaggaagaagaaaaccTAAAAATGAATGGTTCCTTGATATCCATGCTGTAgcaaacgaccgttgcaggtagcaagggcAGAACCGCACTGGAAACGCCCACAGAAAAGCCCATGGACGTTGACGCGCCAGATAACATAAtgtgcggccgcgagctcgactccagtccgccaccagtaatggagggtgaagctcgGACAATGCCAGCCAATCGTGCTGGCCAACCGCCAGGAAAAGCATCAAACAAATGTCGACCAAGGTACCTGAGGCATATGCGAACAGGCAGTTTGCCAAAaagtggccacgaaaaccttaacaattttgaatcTTTAAAACACTTTTCGTCACACGGTATAAATGCGAGTTTGCCCTCCCTCAATCCATCTTCTAAGGTAACCCAAAGTGTCAGTATTACCTGTGTTTCTCCTGGACCCAAAGTACTCTTTCCTCAGCACCGCTTCTACCAATCGTTGGATATTCCTGTAGATTatatgtgttccacatctcctcctaagtcatcgattttaaccaaatttggtacactcaCTACTTACTCTCTGGAAACAAGTTCTATTTGTGTAAGAACGAACTATCTTCCATAGGGGTGGGAGTGGGGTTATCAAGATTTGGTAAAATCTGAGATCTAGGCTGACCTGAACAACTAACGTGTTGTGCAgttcaaacaaatttcaggcttgcagccggtcgtcgttcaatacttcccacgatatttcaactgggcacctgccagtcatcttcaggtgatccgTCGCAGACTGTCGATAACGTCCTccgctccgcaatatatagcgtactgtaactattctgcgcatgcgtcgaaaacttgatagttgaaccaacactgcccgccggcagcgccctcgctggtggaatagcgaaactcagtcgccctctgcgttgctgtttgccacggccgtcgacgcactctgtcgtcttcgatttgagcaaatcgtggagatgatgggattccatgcactgtccagctggcagccgctgtcacggtttaacagattttccgccagtcgtatttctacggattctttaataatggagtcccagaaagacgttgctgtggacaaaatcattgttttctcatactccattgaatgtccagtagaaatacaatgttcagcaatagcggacttgcttggctgcaaaaggcgggtgtaacgttgatgttcattgcagcgttctttcacggtgcgtgtggtttgacctatgtaagccataccacattggcacggtatcttgtaaattccggcctttcgtggtaacagattgtccttaactcaTCCCACAATTCACAACGTGTTGTGCAGGtgtgagagtgagaagaggagaACACGCAATATATGTGCCATGCACATATGCACGCGAAGCTGCAAGTAAAACGTTAGTGATAAATATATATAGTAGTTTGATGAACGCTGTAGTTGTTAGAGCTGGACGACCAGTAACTGCGGGCAGCTCACTGAGACTGCAGTGCAGAGAGTGACGCCGCCTTCTGTCTCAGGTATCTGGACGCTGCCCTCGGCGTCTCCACTGCCAGCGCCACCGTCGCAGACAGCTGGAGCCTCCTGCCAGCCGTGTTCCGGCGCCGGGTCCCCCGTTTGTGGCAGGGACTCCGAGCTCAACACCACCAGCGCCTTCCTCACCTACTGCCACCTTAAGAGGTTCAACTGCATCAACCGCACCAGTGAGTGCTGCAGCTTCCACGTACAACCCACAAGTCGAGAGCAAGGCGTTATGTCTTCTCAGTCCTTTGTTCACAACATGGGCTGTTGTTCTTTTGTAGCGTTAAGCAGCCCTTGTTATTAGCATAACTGACCGGAAATCCGATAGCAGATATTATTGGGGGGATGCAATACTACATCATCATTTTCGTCAATACTCTGCTAACCACTgttaagtgtgtggcagaggttaccaatgtacaatgtgttaGGGGTTCCTCaagttccattcgcgaatggagggTGAAAAGAATTGCTGTTCAACTCAAATTAATCTTGTCCTCGTGATCGCTTTGGGAGCAATACTTCGGGAGCTGCAGTATGTTCCTAGATTGCTCACAGATTACTGGTTCTCAGAACTTTGTCGGTAGGCTTTCACAGGTATCCTCGATGTCAATTCACAAATGCCTGCTGGTTCAGTGTTTATGACATTTCCGTGATGGTCTCCTAGAAGTTAAACAAAGCTGTGACAATTATTGTTGCCATTCTTTGTACACATGGTGATACAGCCACCCCTACCACTTCGTTTTATGCGACCTGTAACGGCTTCAAAAACTACGCGCaagattttcaaattctcttaattgcaacacgcaaactattagtccttgagaagaaatgaacaggacgctattgtaggaaatttaatttacactactgcccattcaaactgctacaccaaaaagaaatgcagttgataaacgggtattcattggacaaatatattttactagaactgacacgtgattacattttcacgcaatttgggtgcatagatcctgagaaatcagtacccagaacaaccacctctggccgtaataacggccttgatacgcctgggcattgagtcaaacagagcttggatggcgtgtacaggtacagctgctcatgcagcttcaacacgatacgacaattcatctagagtagtgactggcgtactgtgacgagccagttgctcggccacaattgaccagacgtcttcagttggtgagagatctggagactgtgctggctagggcagcagtcgaacattttctgtatccagaaaggcctatacaggaactgcaacatgcggtcgcgcattatcgtgctgaaatgtagggtttcgcagggatcgaattgagggtagagtcacgggccgtaacacgtctgaaatataatgtccactgttcaaagtgccgtcaatgcgaacaagaggtgaccgagacgtgtaaccaatggcaccctataccatcacgccgggtggtacgccaatatggcgatgacgaatacacgcttccaatgtgcgttcaccgtgatgtcgccaaacacggatgcgtcaatcatgattctgtaaacagaacctggattcatccataaaaaaaatgacgttttaccattcgtgcactcaggttcgtcgttgagcacaccatcgcaggcgctcctgtctgtgatgcagcgtcgagggtaaccgcagccatggtctccgagctgatagtccatgctgctgcaaacggcgtcgaactgttcgcgcagatggttgttgtcttgtaaacatccccatctgttgactcagggatcgagacgtggctgcacgatccgttacagccatgtggataaggtgcctgttatctcgactgctggtgatacgaggccgttgggatccagcacggcgttccgtattaccctcttgagcccaccgattccatattctgctaacagtcattggatctcgaccaacgcgagcagcaatgtcgcgatactataaaccgtaatcgcgataggctacaatccgacctttatcaaagtcgcaaacgtgatgcacgcatttctcctccttacacgaggcatcacaacaacatttcaccaggcaacgccgttcaactgctgtttgtttatgagaaatcggttggaaacttttctcatgtcagcacgttgtaggtgtcggcaccggcgccaaccttgtgtgaatgctctgaaaagctaatcatttgcatatcaccgtatcttcttcctgtcggttaaatttcgcgtcggtagcacgtcatcttcgtggtgtagcaattttaatggccagtagtgtagttaaattaTGCACTGAGGTGTGTTTTTGATAGAGGCCGCAGTTTCTGAAAACTGTGGCCTAGgaaaacgtatcccaatacaaaatttaatgacattaaatttcgtacaaaaagatAATGTTCATTTTTGCTGGACTAACAGTTTGCCCTTAGCGAGCGAGAGAAAAGGAAAATCTTGCTCGTGGTAACTGAAGGTGTTGCTGGCTGCATAAAATACAGtattaggggcagctgaatcactctcTGTGTACAATATCTTTTATCAGTCATATTCAATAAGGGCTCTACATCTATGAACTATATATTAGGATGGTCACACGTTTTCTACGCAATCTCCTTTAAACATTTATTACGTTTTCCTAGTATCTTAATAATGAACGGAATTCTGGCGGCTGCTTTACCTATTATACAGAccatataatcattccactttatACTCGGACAGATTGTTACATCCAGCTAATTCAATCAGTTGAatgtttccagctgtgacttaccgATACAGTAGTCAAAGGATACTAcgtgtttttgttttgtgaagtgcataatacaACATTTCTGAATATGTAAAGCGTATGGGTAATCTTTGCACGTCTTACAAATCTTAACaagatatgaaatgtattcgcagttgcgattatggtcagccatcagctgtataatggaacgacgaatatgaaaatttgtgctggacgggACTTGAACAcggatttccagcttatcgcgggcggtcgccttaccattaggataTCCGAGTACGCTCCACAACCAGACCCAAAAATCTGtttgtcgtcaaccacgtgtctacaacgtGCACTCTCCATTCATCATGTATTTTCCCGCACAAGGGAGACATTTTACGTGGCagccgcttgcccggtgtcggtgtGTTGTTAGAATTACGGTACAATGTCCtttcggacacgcatgcatgtgCGAAGGAATGTGTCGTATTTCTGAACAAGAACGACACTGCTATATCATATTAACAAGATACGACTTTATGCATGTGCAGCTGTTTTCATTACAGAAAAATGCACCATTTGCAAAAATTTTGGTGTTGCCATTGATGGCAGGTTATTAACATAAAATATGACCAGTAAGGGTACAAATGCCAGGCCCGGTTGGTCGTGCGGCCTAACGCACCGCttaccgggcgggaaggagcgcctggtccccggcacgaatccgcctggcggatttgtgtcgaggtccggtgaaccggccagtctgtggatggcttttaggcggttttccatctgcctcggcgaatacgggctggttccccttatttcgcctcagttacactatgtcggcgattgctgcgcaaacaagttctccacgtatgcgtacaccaccatcactctaccttgcaaacataggggttacactcgtctggtgtgagacgttccctgtggggtccaccgggggccgaaccgcacaataaccctgggttctgtacggggcggtggaggggtgaagtggactgcggtagtcgtcgtggggtggtggaccactgcggctgtggcggggacggagcctctccgtcgtttctaggtccccggttaacattcaatacatacaatacaagggTACTAATAGAAGCGGAGGTGTGCAAAAGTAGGACCGATTATTGAGTACTGCTTATCAGTCTGGGACCGTTCGTTGACAGGTtaagtagaagagatagagaacgtcCAGTGGAGAACTGCACCCCTATGTTTGCGGACTCTTTTACTAAACGCCGATCGACATGTAGCCTGAGCTACACCTTCCACTCACTTCGGGTTAAACTCATCATTGGgcctcatttgaaaagaggcaaaatgatCGTCCGATCACACCAGACGCTTTCAGTCAGTTACTGTCTAGTTTCAGTGTTGTTTGATACACACAAGCTGCGCGAGTTCCTTTGCCTTTTTGCGAGATACCTGATTAAATGCCTATtacatgcagttcccttcgcaatgttagTTTCGGAAGAGCTTATCTGTCAATCTTCTTTTCTGCGATTGCCGTTGTGCTCTTGTAGTCGCTTTTTGACCGTTCTTTTTCGTAGTAACCACGTACAACTtctttatggttcaaaatggttcaaatggctctgagcactatgggacttaacttctgaggtcatcagttccctagaacttagaactacttaaacctaactaacctaagaacatcacacacatccatactcgaggcaggattcgaacctgcgaccgtagcggtcgcgcggttccagactgtagcgcctagaaccgctcgaccaccccgccAGCCATCTTCTTTATGGAAAAAATTGAGGAACAGGCACTGAAAACTGCCAACAATTTTTGTTCCGGTACGTGGATGATACGTTCATGGAGGTACTTAGGAATTAGGTCGTTTTCACAAACATATCAACGGGAtcaatccgaagattcagtttatCAGGCGGAAGATAAcattttcttgatgtgctagtcTCCAAGAAAGACCATGACCTACAACGGGAATTGAACCACCACCCGCAACAGaagcgaggcatcataaaaacgttggcgAAGAGAGCAAGGGACATTTGCGAAAcagagctgcttgacgcagaattaaaacatctgaccAATGCATTGCTCAAGAGTGGTCATCCGTCCGACGAGGTAAAAAGAGAGTTAAAACCACCGCGCAGAATTCGTAGTGATGCACAGGCGTCTTTCATTAAGGACGTTACTCACCGCACAGCAAATATCTTGAGAAAACGGAACATCGCGATAATCTAGAAACCCAcccggaagatacaagatcactTAAAATTGGCCACGGATACTCGCCAGCcgctggaaaaagcaggaatttataggattccgtgtagttgttgGGAGGTGTAAGTGGATACTAGgagcgttgcccagaaagtaatgcacggcaGCCTTTTCTCAGCCGAACGCAAcgttacgaatgcgaaacgttatgtatgtattatttgaagtctcctgagtgagcacgccaagtttctgtcacttccgacagatagcgtagctgcaggacagtttcaaaatggcatctgtagttgatgtgcgttacaagcaacgtgtcatcattgaattcctcactgcagagaaagCACACCACTGACGGGACTTTGTTGTTGTCCGTGATGAACGCTTAGAGGCAAAACTGATGATGAGGAGACGGATGAGTAATGTCTGGATCGATTCAGACATCCATGTTGCCTCCAAGATGGTATCGTGCACTTCTGCTGCACTCGACTCGGGGTAGCTGCGATCTGTAGGTAGCGGCCATCAGCTGGTGTTACTGACCGCGGGCGACCATTACGAGTCAGATCTTCAATGCGTTCTCACTCACAATAACAACCGACTGTTGGAATGACGTCGCTGTGGTGTACAGCATCGGCTAACATCTTTCCTTGCAGACACTCTTAGTCGCCGTAAAGTGACAACGTGTGCTCGGTCTAATCTTGGAATGACTCCCCGACTCACGTTGGCGGACTGGGTAGTGCTCACATTGTATACAACGTCCCTTTCA
This DNA window, taken from Schistocerca piceifrons isolate TAMUIC-IGC-003096 chromosome 4, iqSchPice1.1, whole genome shotgun sequence, encodes the following:
- the LOC124795720 gene encoding uncharacterized protein LOC124795720 isoform X2, whose protein sequence is MASAAVTCLSLAVLLGIWTLPSASPLPAPPSQTAGASCQPCSGAGSPVCGRDSELNTTSAFLTYCHLKRFNCINRTNFQFTMKEDCIALSSAPSTKKPTNVNRIPDQR
- the LOC124795720 gene encoding uncharacterized protein LOC124795720 isoform X1; its protein translation is MASAAVTCLSLAVLLGIWTLPSASPLPAPPSQTAGASCQPCSGAGSPVCGRDSELNTTSAFLTYCHLKRFNCINRTNFRITLDKNCPALVNSGRPKPSPNKNSPNDSVNAL